CCCAACGCCCCCGCGGCGTTCAAGGAGGGCTCGGACATCGACGAGCACCCGCCGACGTCCGACGTCCCCACGATCATCAGCGGCGGCGCGCGGCGCCCCGCTGCGGACTACGGAGCCGCCGGCGGCGGGATGGCCAGCGGGTACGCCGGCACCGAGGCCGACAAGGCGGTGGTCAACGCGCTGCTGGCCGGCCAGACCGGCAAGCCTGCCTCGGGGTACGGCGCGCTCGGGACGCTGCTCTACGGTCCCGTCGTCCGCGGCGGTGACGGCCCGTGAGCACCCGCGACGCCGTCACCATCGCGGCCGGGGTCAAGCTGCTGATCTTCACGATCGTCTCGCTGCTGGTCACCGGTCTGCTCGCGGTGATCATGGGCAACTTCGGGTTCGGGGACAGCACGACCTACCGGGCCGTCTTCTCCAGCGCCTCGATGCTGGAGAAGGGCGACGACGTCCGCGTCGCCGGGGTCAGCGTCGGGGAGGTCCGCAAGGTCGAGCACTACCACCGCACCCAGGCGCTGGTGACCTTCCGGGTCAAGGCCGACGTGCCCCTGACCACGACCTCCCGGGCCGAGATCCGCTTCCTCAACCTGGTCGGCGACCGCTACCTGGCCCTGGAGGCCGGCGACGCGAACGGCGATGCGCTGCCCGAGTCGATGGGGGTGGGCGACGACCCCGCGACGGCCACCGGCAGTGCCGCCACCCGGGCCGTGTCCACCACGCCCCGACCGACCGGCCAGCGGCTCGAGGACGGCGACACCCTGCCGGTCTCGCAGACCTCGCCGGCGCTGGACCTCACCACGCTGTTCAACGGGTTCCAGCCGTTGTTCCAGGCGCTCAAACCGGACCAGGTCAACCAGCTGAGCATGAACCTGATCCAGGTCCTCCAGGGCGAGGGCGGCACCATCCAGGAGCTGCTGACCCACACCGCCTCGCTCACCTCGACCCTGGCCGACCGCGACCAGCTCATCGGCCAGGTGATCACCAACCTCACCGGCACCCTGGACACCGTCAACCAGCGCCACGAGGAGCTCAACACCCTGGTCACCCAGCTGCAGCGCTGGATGGCGGGCCTGGCCCGCGACCGCACCACCATCGGCAGCTCCCTGGACGACATCTCCGACCTCACCGTCGTGGTCGCCGACCTGCTGCGCGAGGGTCGGCCGCTGGTCAGGTCCGACGTGGTGAAGCTCAAGAAGCTCGCCGAGCTGCTCAACGAGCCGGCCAACCAGCAGCAGGTCGTCGAGCTGCTCGACCGGCTGCCCGAGTCGATGACCGACCAGACCCGCACCGGCACCTACGGCAGTTGGTACAACTACTACGTCTGCGGCTTCTCCGGCCGGATCACGCTGCCCGGCAACCTGGGCTCGATCCCCGGCCTGCAGCAGGTCCTCGACTCCGTCGCCAACCTGAACTTCCACTCCACCGCCCCGCGCTGCAACGGCGCCCCGGAGACGCCGTCCGACGACTCCGGGACCGGCACCGACGGCAGCACGGACGGGGGTGGGGGCCAGTGAGGCGCTACACCGACGCCCAGGTGCTCCGCCTGGGCGCGATCACGCTCGTGGTGATGGCGCTGGTCATGGCGGCGTCGTTCAACCTGAGCAAGTTCCCCGGCTTCGGCGGCGACACCTACCAGGCGTACTTCGCTGACGCCAGCGGACTGCACCAGGGCAACATGGTCCAGGTCGGTGGCATCCGGGTCGGCCGCGTCCAGGACGTCGCGCTGGACGACGGCAAGGTGCTGGTCACCTTCGACGTCGACCACGGCGTGGACTTCGGCGAGCAGAGCAAGGCCAGCGTCGAGGTGCTGAACCTGCTGGGGGAGAAGTACCTCGAGCTCGAGCCCGACGGCAAGGGCCAGCTCGACGAGGACACCCCGATCCCGGTGGACCGCACCTCGTCGGCCTACGACATCGTCGGCGTCTTCGGAGACCTGGCCGAGACCACCGAGCAGATCGACACCGCCCAGCTCGACCAGGCGCTCGACGTGGTCGCGGACACGGTGAACTCCTCGGCCCCCGAGATCCAGGCCAGCTTCGACGGGATCGCGCGGCTCAGCCAGAGCGTGGCCACCCGCGACGGTGCGATCCAGCACCTGCTGCAGAGCTCGCGCGACGTCAGCGCGCTGCTCGCCGACCGGAGCGAGGACCTCGTCGACCTGATGTCCAACAGCAGCCTGGTCTTCGAGGAGGTCGAGAAGCGCAAGGACGCCATCCACCGCCTGCTCGTCAACGCCCGCGACCTGTCGGAACAGCTCAAGGGCGTGGCCACCGACAACCAGGCCCAGCTCGAGCCGGCCCTGCGCGAGGTCGACCAGCTGCTCTCGCTGCTCAACTCCAAGGACCAGGAGCTCAAGGCCACCCTGGCCGCCCTCGGCCCGTACGCCTCGATCCTGGGCAACATCATCGGCACCGGTCCGTGGTTCGACGCCTACGCCGTCAACCTGGCCGCGATCCCCACGGGCGAGTTCCTGCCCGGGCCCCCGGACTGATCGCCGTGCGCCTCTCCCTCAACCCCCGCCTGTGGGTCGTCGTCATCGCCATCGTGCTGCTGACCGCGACGTTCTTCGTGGTGCGCCAGCCCGAGGAGACCACGAAGGTGACCGCGCACTTCCCGCGCGCGGTCAGCGTGTACGAGGGCACCGACGTGCGGGTGCTCGGCGTGAACGTCGGCCGGGTGACCGCGGTGATCCCCGAGGGCAACTCGGTGCGCGTGGAGATGGAGTACGACGCCGACGTCGACGTCCCGGAGGACGCCCAGGCCGTGGTGGTCACCCCGACGCTGGTGGCGGACCGGTTCGTGCAGCTGACCCCGGTCTACTCCGCCGGGCCGAAGCTCCGTGACGGCGCCGACATCCCGCTGCCGGACTCCGGCGTACCGGTCGAGCTGGACCGGATCTACGCCAGCATCCGCGACCTGGCCGAGGCGCTCGGGCCCAACGGTGTGAACGAGGACGGCACCCTCAACCACCTGCTCGAGGCAGGTGCGAACGCGCTGGACGGCCAGGGCCAGCGCGGCAACGACATGATCAACCAGCTCTCGCAGGCGGCCGCGACGTTCGGGGACGGCGCCGGGCCGCTGTTCGACACCGTCAGCGAGCTCGCGACGTTCACCGACACGCTGGCCAGCAACGACAAGCTGGTGCGCGCCTTCGTCAAGGACCTGGCCGGCGTCTCCGCGTCGCTGGTCACCGAGCGGACCGAGATCGCGAAGGCCTTGCGCGCGGTGGCCGACTCGGTGGGCACGGTGAAGACCTTCGTGCAGGACAACCGGCAGGCGCTGGTCACCGACGTCGAGAAGCTGACCTCGCTGATGAAGACCATCAACTCCGAGCGCGACAGCATCGACACCGCGCTGCAGGTGGCGCCGGTGGCCATCAACAACCTGACGCTGGCCTACAACCAGGAGTCCGGGAGCATCGGCTCGCGCATCGGCATCCAGGGCCAGCTCTGGGACGCCGACGGGTTCCTGTGCGCGATCGTCCAGCAGTCCTCGATGCCCAAGGCCACCAAGGACCTGGCCTGCACGATCTTCAAGCAGCTGCTCCAGCCGGTGCAGGACGACCTCCCGCCCATCCCGTCGCAGGGCCGGCAGGCCGACATCCGCTCCGAGCGCGGCTCGGCGCCGCCCACCCGGCAGCAGCAGCGCAGCGCCGAGCTCCGGCAGGCCGCCGAGCTGCAGGCGCAGTACGCCCCGGACCTCGACCCGACCCTCACGGGCCTGCTCGGAGGTGGGTCGTGACCCGGGCGCTGCGCGGGCTGGTCCTGCTCCTGACCGGCACGCTGCTGGCCACGCTGACCTCGGCGTGCGACTTCGACGGCGCCTACGACCTGCCGCTGCCGGGCGGCCCGGTGGACGCCTCGGACGGCTTCACCGTCACCGCGGAGTTCGCCGACATCCTCAACGTGGTGCCGAAGTCGCCGGTCAAGGTCGACGACGTCACCGTCGGCGAGGTGACCGACGTCGAGCGGGTCGGCTGGCACGCCAAGGTCACGCTGCTGGTGCGCCAGGACGTCGACCTGCCCGACAACGCGATCGCCGAGATCCGCCAGGTCAGCCTGCTGGGGGAGAAGTACGTCGCCCTCGAGCCGCCCGCCGAGGCCGCGTCCGCAGGCCGGCTCGGCGACGGCGACACGATCCCGCTGAGCGCGACCGGCCGCAACCCGGAGGTCGAGGAGGTGCTCGGCGCGCTGTCGTTCCTGCTCAGCGGCGGCGGCGTGGCCCAGCTCGGCACCATCACCGAGGAGCTCAACAAGGCGATGACCGGGCGGCAGGAGGACCTGCGCCACCTGCTCGGCTCGCTCACCGACGTGGTGGGCACCCTCGACGACCAGAAGGCCGACATCCTGCGGGCCCTGGAGTCGGTCAGCAACCTCACCGCCACCCTCAACGCCGAGAAGCAGACCGTCACCGGCGCCCTCGACGTGGCCGGGCCGGCCATCGAGGTGCTGGCCGACCAGCACGACGAGCTGATCGCCATGCTCTCCGCGCTGGACCGGCTCGGCGAGGTCGGCACCCGCGTCATCACGTCCAGCAAGGACGACCTGCTCAGATCCCTCGACCACCTCGCGCCGGTGCTGGCCAAGCTCCACGAGGCCGGCGACAAGCTCGCGCCGGGGCTCAACCTGATCATCAGCTTCCCGTTCCCCAAGGAGGCCTCGGAGGTGGTGCGCGGTGACTACGCCAACACCTCGATCCGCGCCGACATCAACCTGGAGAACCTCCTCCCGCCGGGCACGAAGTTCCCCGACATCCCCATCCCGGACATCCCGATCCCCGACGTGCCCCCGGTCGGTGAGGTGCTCAAGGACGTCCAGGCCTGCCTCGACAGCGGCGACCTGACCAGCGGTGCCTGCCGCAAGGTGCTGGCCGACGTGGACCTGCTCAGCAAGCTGCGTCAGAAGTGCCAGCAGCCGAAGTACCAGACCAACCAGGTGTGCGTGCTGCTCAACACCGTCCCGCAGGTCCCGCTCGACGAACTCGGCGACACCCTCGGGGGCCTGGTCGACGGCGTCCTCGGCCCGCTCGGCGCGCCCGCGGCCGGCCGCACCACGCGCGGCCTGCTGGGAGGTGGGTCGTGACGCGCGGCACCCGGATCCGGATCGCGGCGTTCCTCGTGCTGAGCGCGGTGGGGATCGTCTACATCACCGCCTCCTACCTCGGCTTCGTCGACAAGGTGCTCGGGCGCGGGCTGACCGTCCAGGCCACCCTGCCGACCTCCGGCGGCCTGTACGTAGGCAGCGAGGTGACCTACCGCGGCGTCAAGATCGGCAAGGTCTCGCACATGAGCGCGACGGCCAAGGGCGTCACCCTCGGCCTCGCGCTCGAGGACGGCACCCGGCTGCCCAAGGACTCGCCGATGTACGTCCACAACCTCTCGGCGGTGGGGGAGCAGTACCTCGACTTCGAGCCGCCCGACGACCGGGGCCCGTACGCCGCTGCCGGCGACGTCCTGCACGGCGACGCCGACTCCCTCCCGGTCGACGAGGGCGACCTGCTGGTCGAGCTCAACGCGTTCGTCGACTCCGTGGACAAGAAGGACCTCCAGGTCGTGGTCCGCGAGCTCGGCACGATGTTCCACGACACCGGCCGCCCGCTCCAGACCCTGCTGGACAGCGGCTCGACGTTCATCGACGAGGCCTCCGCGCACACCGCCGAGACCCGCGCGCTGCTCGACGACGGGCTCACCGTCCTGCAGACCCAGCAGGGGCAGAGCGAGAACATCCGCGCCTTCTCCCGCGACCTGGCCAAGATCACCAAGACGCTGGCCGCGAGCGACCAGGACCTGCGCACCACGCTGTCCGACACCCCGGGCACGGCCCGCGAGGTGGACCAGCTGCTCACCCAGCTCGAGCCGACGCTGCCGGTGCTCCTGGCCAACACGGCCAGCGTCAACCAGACGGTGATGATGCACCTGGCCGGCGTCGAGCAGCTGCTGGTCGTCTTCCCGCACGTCATCTCCAGCGGCTTCACCGGAACGCCGGGCGACGGCTACGGCCACGTGAACCTGCAGCTGGACCAGCGGGTCCAGCCCTGCACGCAGGGCTACGAGCCGCCGAGCGAGTGGCGACCACCGTCGGACTACTCCGACGCCCCGATCTACCCGGCGCAGTGCACCGCCGGCCCGCCCTTCGTCCAGCGCGGCACGCCGTACTCACCCGAGGGCCGCTACGGCAACCCCGGCGCGGCGTACCGCAGCGGCTACGACCCCACGTCCGGCATCATCTCCGGCGTGGTCGACCAGTCAGGGAACCCGGTGCGGCTGGGCAGCACCGGCAACCTCTCGGTGCTCGGCGACGACGCGTGGAAGTGGCTGCTCGTGGGGCCGGTGGCGGCGGCTCCGTGACCCGCACCCGTGTGAACGTCCTGCTCTACGTCCTGGTCATGGCGGCCGCGGCGCTGCTCGTCGTCGCCGCCGTCCGGGCGCTCCAGGACGACCCCGCACCGACCTCGCTCCCGGTCCAGGGGATGGTCGAGCTCGACGAGGCCCCGGCCGGCGAGCAGCAGCGCTACGCCGACGTGATGGCCGCGGCCAACCAGGAGGCCACCGCCTTCGTCAACATCAGCTACGAGGACGCCCAGTCCTCGATCGACGCGGTCATGGCCGGGGCCACCGGCGACTTCAAGGAGCAGTACGCCCAGTCCACCGACGCCCTCGTCGACCTGCTCACCCAGAACAAGTCGGTCCGCACCGGCAAGGTCCTGTGGACCGGGGTCGTCGCCCAGGACCCCGACTCCGCCACCGTCATCGTGGCCACCGACGGGACCGTGCAGAACAAGCAGACCGGCCCCACCCCCCGCGCCGAGATCTATCGCATCCAGCTCCAGCTCGTCCTCGAGAAGGGCAGGTGGCTGACCAGCGACCTGCAGTTCGTCTCGTGAGCCGCCCGCACCCCCGCCGCCCGGCGTCCTCCCGCGCGCCGGTCTCGCGTCCCCGCCGCGTCGCGGGCCAGCGCCCGGCGCCCGAGGCACTCGCGCCGGACGACGCGCCGGACGACGCGCCGGACGCGCCGCCCCCGGTGGCTGAGGAGGTTGTGCAGCAACCGTCTCGAAGCCAGCCGAGCGAGGAGCCGGCGTCGAGGGGGGAGCCCCGAGTCACCAGGCTTCGAGACGGGCGCAGCACGCCCTCCTCAGCCACCGCTGTCGTCACTCTTCGACAGCCGTCGGGCCACCCGCGTCCTGGTCGCGGCTGTGGTGGTCCTCGGTCTGGTCGCCGCCGCCCTCCTCGCCTGGGCCGCCCGCGGCGACGACGCCTCGGCGAAGCCCTCGTCCCAGCCCGTCGTCCTCAGCGGCGACGACGCCACCGCCGCCGTCGACGCCGCGGCCAAGGCCGCCGAGACCATCGTGGCCGTCAGCTGGCAGGACTACGACCAGGAGGTCGACGAGGCCGCCGCCCTGATGACCCAGGACTTCGCCACCAAGTACCGCGCCACCGCCGCCGACATCAAGGACGCCTTCGTCGCCGACAAGACCGTCGTCCAGGCCCGCGTCGTCGCCCAGGGCGTCACGCACGCGACCCGCACCGAGGTCCAGGCCCTGGTCTTCCTCAACCAGTACATCTCCAAGGACGGCGGCGACACCACCTACACGCCGTACCGCGCCCTGGTCACGGTCATCCACACGCAGGACGGGTGGGTGGTCAGCAACCTCGACACCAAATAGTCTGGTCGTGACTCCGGCACTCCGTGCTCGGCGCGCTGTCATCGGACCGTGCCGGGCGCCGCGTGTCCACACGCCCGCCGCGCTGGGCGCGTCTCGCGTGCGCACACGCGGCGCCCGGCACGGTCCGGCGCGCCGAGCCTGCCGGTCGGGTGCCTCGGTCCGTGCTCGCCGTGGTGGCGGCGCAGCGCCGGGCGTGCCAAACTAGAACACGTTCCAGTTCCGGGTGGTCTCGACGAGTGGGAGGATCGGCGCCGTGAGCACTGCTGACGCGGTCGTCGAGACGGATCTGCTGATCATCGGGGCGGGGCCCACGGGGCTGTACGCGACGTACTACGCCGGGTTCCGGGGGCTGCGGGTGGCGGTGGTCGACTCGCTTCCGGAGCTGGGCGGGCAGGTGACGGCGATGTACCCGGAGAAGCAGATCTTCGACGTGGCGGGCTTCCCGGCGGTCAAGGGCCGGGCGCTGGTGGACGGGCTGGTGGAGCAGGCGGCGACGGCCCGGCCGGCGTACCTGCTCGATCGCACGGCCAGCACGCTCGAGACCGACGACGACGGCGTCACGCTCACCTGCGACGACGGCACCCAGGTGCGGGCCAAGGCGGTGCTCATCACGGCGGGGATCGGCAAGTTCAGCCCCCGGCCGCTGCCGGCCGGCGAGGGGTGGCTGGGGCGGGGGATGGAGTTCTTCGTCCCCTCCTTCGAGCCGTACGCCGGCAAGGACGTCGTGATCGTCGGCGGCGGGGACAGTGCCTTCGACTGGGCGCTGCACCTGCAGGGCATCGCGCGGACCATCGCGCTGGTGCACCGCCGCGACGCGTTCCGCGCCCACGAGCGCACGGTGCAGCAGGTGCTGGACTCCGACGTGGACGTCATCACCAAGGCCCAGGTCACCGAGCTGCGCGGCAACGGCACGCTGGAGAGCGTCGTCCTCGACGTCGACGGCCAGAGCGTGGAGCGCGAGGCGCAGGCGCTGGTCGCCGCGCTCGGGTTCATCGCCGACCTCGGTCCCATGCAGCAGTGGGGCCTGGAGGTGGAGAAGCGGCACATCGTCGTGGACTCGGCGATGCGCACCAACCTGCCGCGGGTCTTCGCGGCCGGCGACATCACGGAGTACGCCGGCAAGGTGCGGCTCATCGCGGTCGGCTTCGGCGAGGCCGCCACCGCCGTCAACAACGCCACCGTGGCCATCGACCCGAGCGCCAAGGTGTTCCCGGGCCACTCCAGTGAAGGGAGCTGAAGGTGCGGATCAAGGTCGACTTCGACCTCTGCGAGTCCAACGCGCTGTGCGAGGCGATGGCCCCGGAGGTGTTCGAGCTGGACGACGACGACTTCCTCCAGCTCAAGACCGAGCAGACGACCGACGAGAACATCGAGAACGTCAAGCGCGCGGTGGCCGCCTGCCCGCGCGCGGCGATCTCGCTGGAGGACTGAGCGGGTGGCAGACACGGGGCTGGACGGTCGCGTCGCGGTCGTCACGGGGGCCGGTGCCGGGCTGGGGCGGGCCGAGGCGGTCGCCCTGGCGGGGGCGGGCGCGCGGGTGGTCCTCAACGACCTACCGGGTGCGGCCGACGAGGCGGCCGACGAGCTGAAGGGGCTCGGCGCCGAGGTGGCCGTCGTCGAGG
This genomic window from Nocardioides anomalus contains:
- a CDS encoding MCE family protein, yielding MTRALRGLVLLLTGTLLATLTSACDFDGAYDLPLPGGPVDASDGFTVTAEFADILNVVPKSPVKVDDVTVGEVTDVERVGWHAKVTLLVRQDVDLPDNAIAEIRQVSLLGEKYVALEPPAEAASAGRLGDGDTIPLSATGRNPEVEEVLGALSFLLSGGGVAQLGTITEELNKAMTGRQEDLRHLLGSLTDVVGTLDDQKADILRALESVSNLTATLNAEKQTVTGALDVAGPAIEVLADQHDELIAMLSALDRLGEVGTRVITSSKDDLLRSLDHLAPVLAKLHEAGDKLAPGLNLIISFPFPKEASEVVRGDYANTSIRADINLENLLPPGTKFPDIPIPDIPIPDVPPVGEVLKDVQACLDSGDLTSGACRKVLADVDLLSKLRQKCQQPKYQTNQVCVLLNTVPQVPLDELGDTLGGLVDGVLGPLGAPAAGRTTRGLLGGGS
- a CDS encoding MCE family protein, with the protein product MSTRDAVTIAAGVKLLIFTIVSLLVTGLLAVIMGNFGFGDSTTYRAVFSSASMLEKGDDVRVAGVSVGEVRKVEHYHRTQALVTFRVKADVPLTTTSRAEIRFLNLVGDRYLALEAGDANGDALPESMGVGDDPATATGSAATRAVSTTPRPTGQRLEDGDTLPVSQTSPALDLTTLFNGFQPLFQALKPDQVNQLSMNLIQVLQGEGGTIQELLTHTASLTSTLADRDQLIGQVITNLTGTLDTVNQRHEELNTLVTQLQRWMAGLARDRTTIGSSLDDISDLTVVVADLLREGRPLVRSDVVKLKKLAELLNEPANQQQVVELLDRLPESMTDQTRTGTYGSWYNYYVCGFSGRITLPGNLGSIPGLQQVLDSVANLNFHSTAPRCNGAPETPSDDSGTGTDGSTDGGGGQ
- a CDS encoding NAD(P)/FAD-dependent oxidoreductase; the encoded protein is MSTADAVVETDLLIIGAGPTGLYATYYAGFRGLRVAVVDSLPELGGQVTAMYPEKQIFDVAGFPAVKGRALVDGLVEQAATARPAYLLDRTASTLETDDDGVTLTCDDGTQVRAKAVLITAGIGKFSPRPLPAGEGWLGRGMEFFVPSFEPYAGKDVVIVGGGDSAFDWALHLQGIARTIALVHRRDAFRAHERTVQQVLDSDVDVITKAQVTELRGNGTLESVVLDVDGQSVEREAQALVAALGFIADLGPMQQWGLEVEKRHIVVDSAMRTNLPRVFAAGDITEYAGKVRLIAVGFGEAATAVNNATVAIDPSAKVFPGHSSEGS
- a CDS encoding MCE family protein, with the translated sequence MRLSLNPRLWVVVIAIVLLTATFFVVRQPEETTKVTAHFPRAVSVYEGTDVRVLGVNVGRVTAVIPEGNSVRVEMEYDADVDVPEDAQAVVVTPTLVADRFVQLTPVYSAGPKLRDGADIPLPDSGVPVELDRIYASIRDLAEALGPNGVNEDGTLNHLLEAGANALDGQGQRGNDMINQLSQAAATFGDGAGPLFDTVSELATFTDTLASNDKLVRAFVKDLAGVSASLVTERTEIAKALRAVADSVGTVKTFVQDNRQALVTDVEKLTSLMKTINSERDSIDTALQVAPVAINNLTLAYNQESGSIGSRIGIQGQLWDADGFLCAIVQQSSMPKATKDLACTIFKQLLQPVQDDLPPIPSQGRQADIRSERGSAPPTRQQQRSAELRQAAELQAQYAPDLDPTLTGLLGGGS
- a CDS encoding ferredoxin, which encodes MRIKVDFDLCESNALCEAMAPEVFELDDDDFLQLKTEQTTDENIENVKRAVAACPRAAISLED
- a CDS encoding MCE family protein; its protein translation is MTRGTRIRIAAFLVLSAVGIVYITASYLGFVDKVLGRGLTVQATLPTSGGLYVGSEVTYRGVKIGKVSHMSATAKGVTLGLALEDGTRLPKDSPMYVHNLSAVGEQYLDFEPPDDRGPYAAAGDVLHGDADSLPVDEGDLLVELNAFVDSVDKKDLQVVVRELGTMFHDTGRPLQTLLDSGSTFIDEASAHTAETRALLDDGLTVLQTQQGQSENIRAFSRDLAKITKTLAASDQDLRTTLSDTPGTAREVDQLLTQLEPTLPVLLANTASVNQTVMMHLAGVEQLLVVFPHVISSGFTGTPGDGYGHVNLQLDQRVQPCTQGYEPPSEWRPPSDYSDAPIYPAQCTAGPPFVQRGTPYSPEGRYGNPGAAYRSGYDPTSGIISGVVDQSGNPVRLGSTGNLSVLGDDAWKWLLVGPVAAAP
- a CDS encoding MCE family protein; this translates as MRRYTDAQVLRLGAITLVVMALVMAASFNLSKFPGFGGDTYQAYFADASGLHQGNMVQVGGIRVGRVQDVALDDGKVLVTFDVDHGVDFGEQSKASVEVLNLLGEKYLELEPDGKGQLDEDTPIPVDRTSSAYDIVGVFGDLAETTEQIDTAQLDQALDVVADTVNSSAPEIQASFDGIARLSQSVATRDGAIQHLLQSSRDVSALLADRSEDLVDLMSNSSLVFEEVEKRKDAIHRLLVNARDLSEQLKGVATDNQAQLEPALREVDQLLSLLNSKDQELKATLAALGPYASILGNIIGTGPWFDAYAVNLAAIPTGEFLPGPPD